A single Dehalococcoidia bacterium DNA region contains:
- the lpdA gene encoding dihydrolipoyl dehydrogenase, with protein sequence MATTYDVVVLGAGPGGYVAAIRAAQLGLKTAIVEKQWWGGVCLAVGCIPSKSLLHNAYLTHLMTHRAAEFGFTFEGLKADYAVAFKRSRDVAEGRMKGVNFLMRKNKIDQYHGWGTFQGPTTLTVALNEGGEQRLEAKNVIIATGAVARLLPGTKTGRRVITYLEQILSDRVPKDIVIIGAGAIGVEFAYVLNAYGTKVTLLEYLPSIVPLEDEDVSKELDRQYRRLGIRVITGARVVSVEETEDEAIVVYEKDGKEERLTAEYAMQAVGWAPREDTYGLATTGVALNARGWIEVDSRMATNVPGVYAIGDATGILQLAHVASAQGIIAAEAIAGRPTKALDYVMMPRCTYCQPQIASFGYTEKQAREHGFDVKVAKFPWVANGKANGLGETAGFLKLVTDAKYGEILGAHLIGPEVTELLPELTLAQQFEMTAAEIGHNVHAHPTLSEALMDLAHVAEGMPINL encoded by the coding sequence ATGGCAACGACCTATGACGTGGTAGTGCTCGGCGCAGGGCCGGGCGGCTATGTGGCGGCAATCCGCGCTGCCCAGCTTGGCCTCAAGACGGCGATCGTCGAGAAACAATGGTGGGGCGGCGTTTGCCTCGCCGTTGGGTGCATCCCTTCGAAGTCGCTGCTCCACAATGCGTATCTCACCCACCTTATGACGCATCGCGCCGCCGAATTCGGCTTCACCTTTGAAGGATTGAAGGCGGACTATGCTGTTGCCTTCAAACGAAGCCGCGACGTCGCCGAAGGGCGGATGAAGGGCGTCAACTTCCTGATGCGCAAGAACAAGATCGACCAGTATCACGGTTGGGGCACCTTCCAGGGGCCAACCACCCTGACCGTTGCGCTGAATGAGGGAGGCGAGCAGCGGCTCGAAGCGAAGAATGTCATCATCGCCACGGGCGCAGTTGCCCGGCTGCTGCCGGGGACCAAGACGGGCCGGCGCGTTATCACCTACCTCGAGCAGATCCTGAGCGATCGTGTCCCGAAGGACATCGTCATCATCGGGGCGGGCGCGATCGGCGTCGAGTTTGCCTATGTCCTGAATGCCTACGGGACAAAGGTGACCCTCCTAGAATACCTGCCCTCGATCGTCCCGCTCGAGGACGAAGACGTGTCGAAAGAGCTCGACCGGCAGTACCGACGACTTGGCATTCGGGTTATCACGGGCGCGCGCGTTGTTTCGGTGGAGGAAACCGAGGACGAGGCGATCGTCGTCTACGAGAAGGACGGCAAGGAAGAGCGCCTGACAGCGGAATACGCAATGCAGGCGGTCGGCTGGGCGCCGCGCGAGGATACCTATGGCCTCGCGACCACGGGCGTCGCCCTGAATGCGCGCGGCTGGATCGAGGTCGACAGCCGGATGGCGACGAATGTTCCCGGCGTTTACGCGATCGGCGATGCGACGGGGATCCTGCAGCTGGCGCACGTTGCGAGCGCGCAAGGGATCATCGCTGCCGAAGCGATTGCTGGACGGCCGACGAAAGCGCTCGATTATGTCATGATGCCGCGCTGCACCTACTGCCAGCCCCAAATCGCCAGTTTCGGCTATACCGAGAAACAGGCGCGGGAACACGGCTTCGACGTGAAAGTGGCGAAGTTCCCGTGGGTTGCTAACGGCAAAGCGAATGGGCTGGGGGAAACGGCAGGGTTCCTGAAGCTGGTCACCGATGCCAAATACGGCGAGATCCTCGGCGCGCACCTGATCGGCCCCGAGGTGACCGAGCTCCTGCCGGAGTTGACGCTTGCTCAGCAGTTCGAGATGACTGCGGCGGAGATCGGCCACAATGTCCACGCGCACCCGACGCTCAGCGAGGCATTGATGGACCTCGCTCATGTCGCGGAGGGCATGCCGATCAATCTCTGA
- a CDS encoding MFS transporter gives MSSQQDWRRVLVVLTVALLLEVLTFSHVGAFVPLYLATELQLSSAEVKLWTGLVAGIPLAIALCLAPFWGVWAERYSPKLIIVRAQVFELVVYLGMVFAATLPHFFGAALLLGLTYGNIAVLMAVLAQVTPTHRVGFAISIIQAAVPLGQSLGPLVGSLLIPLVGLRGLFAIDAVLVTLSALILIVGIRDPQRAARRESLGAHLKLTFRQAVRLPAMRWTFLTMFLMLIGMTAVQPYIPVFLSQYYEGDALARMIGLVLGSAGLTTVLVTPLIGFLGDRHGHDRFALLGLGALVGIHVLLFLLNGPLALVTLLLLRNIPASSTMSPLNATLALHAPADNRAALISLAPFPRNTGMFLGPVLAALVATYDLRLLFLLASALFAAALAAGAALTRSIARSAAAAAAAQHASRY, from the coding sequence ATGTCTTCCCAGCAGGATTGGCGGCGCGTGCTCGTCGTCCTGACGGTCGCGCTGCTGCTCGAGGTGCTGACCTTCAGCCACGTCGGCGCGTTCGTCCCGCTCTACCTCGCGACCGAACTGCAGCTGAGCTCGGCCGAGGTGAAGCTGTGGACGGGGCTTGTCGCCGGCATTCCGCTCGCCATCGCCCTCTGCCTCGCGCCGTTCTGGGGGGTGTGGGCCGAGCGCTACAGCCCGAAGCTGATCATCGTCCGCGCACAGGTTTTTGAACTCGTGGTTTATCTCGGCATGGTCTTCGCCGCCACCCTCCCCCACTTCTTCGGCGCGGCGCTCCTGCTCGGCCTCACGTATGGGAATATCGCCGTGCTGATGGCCGTGCTCGCGCAGGTGACGCCGACGCATCGCGTCGGCTTCGCGATCAGCATCATCCAGGCTGCAGTGCCGCTCGGCCAAAGTCTCGGCCCGCTTGTTGGCTCTTTGCTTATTCCGCTCGTCGGGCTCCGCGGGCTCTTCGCGATCGATGCTGTGCTCGTCACGCTGTCGGCGCTCATCCTCATTGTCGGCATCCGCGACCCGCAGCGCGCCGCACGCCGCGAGAGCCTCGGCGCGCATCTCAAGCTGACCTTCCGCCAAGCTGTGCGCTTGCCGGCGATGCGCTGGACCTTCTTGACGATGTTCCTGATGCTGATTGGGATGACGGCGGTCCAGCCGTATATTCCGGTCTTCCTCAGTCAGTATTACGAGGGAGACGCGCTGGCGCGGATGATCGGGCTTGTCCTCGGCTCCGCCGGCCTGACGACAGTGCTGGTCACGCCGCTGATCGGATTTCTGGGCGATCGCCACGGCCATGACCGCTTCGCCCTGCTCGGCCTCGGCGCGTTAGTGGGGATCCACGTGCTCCTATTCCTCCTGAACGGCCCCCTTGCGCTCGTCACGCTTCTGCTGCTCCGCAACATCCCCGCCTCAAGCACGATGAGCCCGCTCAATGCGACGCTCGCGCTCCATGCGCCGGCGGATAACCGCGCCGCGCTGATCAGCCTCGCGCCCTTCCCCCGCAACACAGGGATGTTCTTGGGGCCAGTCCTCGCTGCCCTCGTCGCAACCTACGACCTGCGGCTGCTTTTTCTCCTCGCTTCGGCGCTGTTCGCTGCTGCCTTGGCAGCAGGAGCCGCGCTCACGCGCTCCATTGCCCGCTCGGCAGCAGCCGCGGCGGCGGCACAGCACGCGAGCAGATACTGA
- a CDS encoding 16S rRNA (uracil(1498)-N(3))-methyltransferase has protein sequence MSAARRRSTSSAGRTPITLHRFFLPASAFAGNTVTFDALTTRQLRDVLRLAPGDHVIVLDDSGWEYTVQLETVDRQSATGSVRGKKLASGEPRTKIVLFQGLLKGSKFEYVLQKCTEVGVAAFVPITTARAIVPAESAADRYARWSRIIQEAAEQARRGRLPRLHPVVDFKSALSQAAGLTLIPWEGEERRSIRAALAGRKVFAVNLFIGPEGGFREDEIALALEHGAIPVSLGPRILRAETAGVVAASVILYELGDLGG, from the coding sequence TTGTCCGCGGCGCGCAGGCGGTCGACCAGCTCTGCCGGTAGGACGCCGATCACGCTCCATCGCTTCTTTCTCCCCGCAAGCGCTTTCGCTGGCAACACCGTCACCTTCGACGCCCTCACAACCCGCCAGCTGCGCGATGTCTTGCGCCTTGCGCCCGGCGACCACGTGATCGTGCTCGACGACTCCGGCTGGGAGTACACGGTTCAGCTCGAGACCGTCGATCGGCAGAGCGCAACCGGCTCAGTGCGCGGCAAGAAGCTGGCGAGCGGTGAGCCGCGCACCAAGATCGTCCTCTTTCAGGGCTTGCTCAAGGGGAGCAAGTTCGAATACGTGCTGCAGAAGTGCACCGAGGTGGGGGTGGCTGCCTTTGTGCCGATTACGACCGCCCGCGCCATCGTTCCCGCGGAGAGCGCGGCAGACCGTTACGCCCGCTGGAGCCGCATCATTCAAGAAGCGGCAGAGCAGGCCCGCCGCGGCCGGCTGCCGCGCCTGCATCCCGTTGTCGACTTCAAGTCGGCTCTCTCGCAAGCGGCCGGCCTCACGCTGATCCCGTGGGAAGGAGAGGAGCGCCGCAGCATTCGCGCTGCGCTGGCCGGCCGCAAGGTGTTCGCCGTCAACTTGTTCATCGGGCCCGAAGGCGGCTTCCGCGAGGACGAAATCGCCCTCGCTCTCGAACATGGCGCGATCCCCGTCTCGCTCGGTCCGCGCATTCTCCGGGCCGAGACCGCCGGCGTGGTCGCGGCGAGCGTGATCCTCTACGAGCTCGGCGACCTCGGCGGGTGA
- a CDS encoding cytidylate kinase-like family protein, which produces MAVITVQRGYGSGGDEVARVVADRLNLPLLDREITNAVAVRAGVSEETLREATKTPSLLTRMAELLARYPMDDLLSWSMAGMPPAPPPTHEQYRKLIDEFIREVAARGDCVILGHGAQVVLKDHPRVFRVFLVAPLSYRIQKVMLDEGLDRKTAEKVVLQHDRDWRAFFQTQYGIDWVDTRHYDLIVNLGRVGQDAAVDMIVRGAQAVDQLCR; this is translated from the coding sequence ATGGCGGTGATTACCGTCCAGCGGGGATATGGCAGCGGCGGCGACGAAGTGGCGCGGGTGGTAGCCGATCGCCTCAACCTTCCGTTACTCGACCGTGAGATTACGAACGCCGTCGCAGTTCGCGCCGGGGTCTCAGAAGAGACGCTTCGCGAAGCGACCAAGACGCCGAGTCTCCTCACGCGGATGGCCGAACTGCTCGCGCGCTATCCGATGGACGACCTGCTGTCGTGGTCGATGGCGGGAATGCCCCCCGCTCCTCCTCCGACCCACGAACAGTATCGCAAGCTGATCGATGAGTTCATTCGCGAGGTGGCGGCGCGAGGCGACTGTGTGATCCTCGGCCACGGCGCTCAGGTGGTGCTGAAAGATCATCCGCGGGTTTTTCGCGTCTTTCTCGTCGCTCCCCTCTCCTACCGGATCCAGAAAGTGATGCTGGACGAGGGGCTCGACCGCAAGACCGCCGAAAAAGTGGTGCTGCAGCACGACCGCGATTGGCGCGCCTTCTTCCAGACCCAGTACGGGATCGACTGGGTTGATACGCGTCACTACGATTTGATCGTGAATTTGGGCCGGGTCGGCCAAGATGCGGCGGTGGACATGATTGTCCGCGGCGCGCAGGCGGTCGACCAGCTCTGCCGGTAG
- the prmA gene encoding 50S ribosomal protein L11 methyltransferase, whose protein sequence is MRWLELIAEVDREAVEPVAAVFSAAGGAVIIDEAITPTSEWGGWEADPARPVRLRTYLPAVRGVGAKRKRIERALWHLAQLRPICPLQVREVDDTEWAEAWKEHFVVHRVGERLVIRPSWRDYTPAAADVVIELDPGMAFGTGLHPTTRLCLAALERVVRPGDRLLDLGTGSGILAIAAAKLGAAEVLAIDIDPVAVRAATANIAANGVAGSVTVIEGTVEAASEAAFDVVVANISANVILAIASELARVTRPGGRLLVSGFLDDREIAVALALAAAGFHVTGSSGEADWRLTEAVRDTVSARATRPGE, encoded by the coding sequence GTGCGCTGGTTGGAACTGATAGCGGAGGTCGATCGCGAAGCGGTCGAGCCCGTGGCGGCGGTCTTCAGCGCGGCAGGCGGCGCCGTCATCATCGACGAAGCGATCACGCCGACCAGCGAGTGGGGCGGATGGGAAGCCGACCCTGCGCGTCCGGTTCGGCTCCGCACCTACCTTCCCGCGGTCCGCGGCGTCGGCGCCAAGCGCAAGCGCATCGAGCGGGCACTCTGGCACTTGGCGCAGCTGCGACCAATCTGTCCCCTGCAAGTCCGAGAAGTCGACGACACCGAATGGGCTGAGGCCTGGAAGGAGCATTTCGTCGTCCATCGGGTCGGGGAGCGGCTGGTCATTCGGCCGTCGTGGCGTGACTACACGCCGGCCGCAGCCGACGTCGTCATCGAATTGGACCCCGGTATGGCCTTTGGTACCGGCTTGCACCCGACGACGCGCCTCTGCCTCGCCGCCCTTGAGCGCGTGGTGCGGCCCGGAGACCGCCTGCTCGACCTCGGAACCGGGTCGGGGATCCTCGCCATTGCGGCGGCAAAGCTTGGCGCAGCTGAGGTGCTTGCGATCGATATCGACCCCGTCGCTGTCCGCGCGGCGACCGCCAATATCGCTGCCAACGGCGTCGCCGGGTCGGTGACGGTGATAGAGGGGACAGTCGAAGCGGCGTCCGAGGCGGCGTTCGACGTCGTCGTAGCGAACATCAGCGCCAACGTGATCCTTGCGATCGCTTCCGAGTTGGCCCGCGTTACCCGTCCGGGCGGGCGGCTGCTCGTCAGCGGCTTTCTCGACGACCGGGAGATAGCGGTTGCGCTCGCCCTGGCAGCGGCAGGCTTTCACGTCACAGGGAGCAGCGGCGAGGCCGACTGGAGGCTCACTGAGGCAGTGCGCGATACTGTGAGCGCGAGAGCGACGCGACCGGGAGAATGA
- the dnaJ gene encoding molecular chaperone DnaJ — protein MPTKRDYYEVLGVRRDATEEEIKKAFRRLAFQYHPDRNPSPDAEAKFKEVNEAYEVLSNSQKRAAYDRYGTAEATGAFDPFNGFGGFGDIFETFFGGAQQARRGPRRGANLRYDLTIDFEEAVFGTRKIIEIVRTETCATCGGIGSDPDTPPERCTNCNGSGQVRRVQQSIFGHFVNVAPCGRCNGEGRVIVKPCRVCRGSGRERKSEKLEVDIPAGIDDGRELRLPGKGEAGQRGGPNGDLYIVINVREHPFFKRRDYDILYELPINFAQAALGDEVDVPTVDGTYKLKIAPGTQTGRIYTLKEKGVPYLRGGGRGDQLVKIRVVTPTNLSDYQKELFRELAKTFGTGTQHHQEERSFFSKLKDAISGG, from the coding sequence ATGCCCACCAAGCGCGATTACTACGAGGTGCTCGGCGTACGCCGAGACGCAACTGAAGAGGAGATCAAGAAAGCGTTTCGCCGGCTGGCGTTCCAGTACCACCCGGATCGGAACCCCTCTCCCGATGCCGAGGCTAAGTTCAAAGAAGTGAACGAGGCCTACGAGGTGCTGAGCAACAGCCAGAAGCGTGCTGCCTACGATCGCTACGGGACGGCGGAGGCGACGGGGGCGTTTGATCCCTTCAACGGATTTGGTGGCTTCGGCGATATCTTCGAAACGTTCTTCGGAGGCGCTCAGCAGGCGAGACGAGGGCCGCGCCGCGGCGCGAACCTGCGCTATGACCTGACGATCGACTTCGAAGAAGCGGTGTTTGGGACCCGGAAGATCATCGAGATCGTCCGCACAGAAACGTGTGCCACCTGCGGCGGGATCGGGTCTGACCCGGACACTCCGCCGGAGCGCTGCACCAACTGCAACGGTAGCGGTCAAGTGCGCCGCGTCCAGCAGAGCATCTTCGGCCATTTTGTCAATGTCGCTCCTTGCGGCCGCTGCAACGGCGAAGGCCGGGTCATTGTCAAGCCGTGCCGCGTGTGCCGGGGAAGCGGCCGTGAGCGGAAGAGCGAGAAGCTCGAAGTCGACATTCCGGCCGGCATCGACGACGGCCGCGAACTCCGCCTCCCGGGCAAGGGTGAAGCAGGGCAGCGCGGCGGTCCAAACGGTGACCTGTACATTGTCATCAACGTCCGCGAGCATCCTTTCTTCAAGCGGCGCGACTATGACATCTTGTATGAGCTGCCGATCAACTTTGCTCAGGCAGCCTTGGGCGATGAGGTCGACGTGCCGACGGTGGACGGCACCTACAAGCTGAAGATCGCCCCTGGCACCCAGACCGGCCGGATCTACACTTTAAAGGAGAAAGGGGTGCCCTATCTCCGCGGCGGCGGCCGCGGCGACCAGCTTGTCAAGATCCGGGTTGTCACCCCGACCAATCTGTCCGATTACCAAAAGGAGCTGTTCCGCGAGCTCGCGAAGACGTTCGGCACCGGCACCCAACACCATCAAGAAGAGCGGAGCTTTTTCAGCAAACTGAAGGACGCGATCAGCGGCGGGTAG
- a CDS encoding glycosyltransferase → MSFPIASDAAEAPPAMSVVLLVDRRRERGARALGSLLRQTVIDRLEIVLLDFGGPRIPPLPGSEHPRVRTIRLRRGLPYGVAKLIGFRAARAPLVAFTEEHCLYSAQWAEALLAEFADSRVGAVSGEMHNATPGRGMSDAIAIAIAGPWAAPARPGPARALSSNNAVYRRAVLERRAADLDRLLRAEPLLLAWLRAEGYHLRIIPGAKYAHEFEAVLSDYLVPRFLHDRVTVATRAEMEAWGQGRRLLFVAITLPWLAARLVWKPLRLARRPGVGWRVVPAIPAIVVGEAAALAGMAVGALRGLGRADITLLDYDLNARRSVIERQVGPRPFL, encoded by the coding sequence GTGTCCTTCCCGATCGCTTCTGATGCGGCGGAGGCGCCGCCGGCGATGTCGGTCGTCCTCCTCGTCGACCGTCGCCGGGAACGCGGGGCGCGCGCCCTTGGTTCCTTGCTTCGTCAGACCGTTATCGATCGTCTCGAAATCGTGCTCCTCGACTTCGGCGGGCCGCGCATTCCGCCGCTTCCCGGCTCCGAGCATCCGCGCGTCCGGACGATCCGCTTGCGGCGCGGACTGCCCTACGGAGTTGCCAAGCTGATCGGCTTCCGGGCGGCGCGCGCGCCGCTCGTCGCCTTCACCGAGGAGCACTGCCTCTATTCAGCGCAATGGGCGGAGGCGCTTCTTGCGGAGTTTGCTGACAGTCGCGTCGGCGCCGTCAGCGGCGAGATGCACAATGCCACGCCCGGGCGCGGCATGTCGGATGCCATTGCGATCGCGATCGCAGGGCCGTGGGCGGCGCCGGCTCGTCCGGGCCCTGCCCGAGCGCTCTCCTCGAACAACGCTGTCTATCGGCGCGCCGTGCTCGAGCGGCGGGCCGCCGACCTCGACCGTCTGCTCCGCGCCGAGCCGCTGCTTCTGGCTTGGCTTCGTGCTGAAGGCTATCACCTCCGTATCATCCCTGGAGCAAAATACGCCCACGAATTCGAGGCGGTGCTGAGCGACTATCTGGTACCTCGCTTTCTCCACGATCGGGTCACTGTCGCGACGCGGGCAGAGATGGAAGCGTGGGGGCAGGGACGGCGCCTCCTCTTCGTGGCAATCACGCTCCCCTGGCTGGCGGCGCGCTTGGTCTGGAAGCCGCTTCGGCTGGCGCGCCGACCAGGGGTCGGCTGGCGCGTCGTGCCGGCCATCCCCGCCATCGTTGTGGGCGAGGCGGCGGCGCTGGCGGGGATGGCGGTCGGCGCACTGCGCGGACTGGGGCGCGCTGATATCACGCTGCTGGACTACGACTTGAATGCCCGGCGCAGCGTCATCGAGCGGCAGGTTGGTCCTCGTCCTTTCCTTTGA
- a CDS encoding glycosyltransferase family 4 protein gives MVLVLSFDYGSPSGGAIIAEQISRRLAADFTLRVIRFCDERRPGELPWARFADTQSRQFVRHGIPVTQLGPAAPLAPLLRALTRASRAAPPLRLPLSALFYAVHRAALRREIAAADLVHLYYGGLPFAAWRIARLAAGNGVPVVLTPFLHLERQGRTVSMPLRLGSVLLPVLCREAAAVIAMTEVERRWLIDRGVAPARCFVAPGAPSLDPAHEADPDRFRATSGLGGDPIVLFLGRLSRAKGAERLLRAAPLVWRVAPQTRFVFIGPLVEQEVDPRRFTDPRLCFLKAMGAEKADALAACSLLCVPSEAESLGLVYLEAWAFAKPVVALRLPVLETVINDGEDGLLVDPAPEAIARAIVTLLAAPETAKRLGLAGRAKVQRNFVWERSAAQVAAAYRHALGGAALDRARD, from the coding sequence TTGGTCCTCGTCCTTTCCTTTGACTATGGCTCGCCGAGCGGCGGTGCCATTATCGCCGAGCAGATCAGCCGCCGCCTCGCCGCTGACTTCACTCTGCGGGTAATCCGCTTCTGCGACGAGCGCCGTCCCGGTGAATTGCCGTGGGCGCGCTTCGCGGACACGCAGTCCCGCCAGTTCGTCCGTCACGGCATTCCTGTGACCCAGCTCGGCCCGGCGGCGCCGCTTGCGCCGCTGCTGCGCGCGCTCACGCGCGCAAGCCGCGCCGCGCCGCCGCTGCGGCTCCCGCTAAGCGCGCTGTTCTATGCCGTGCATCGCGCTGCGCTCCGCCGCGAGATTGCCGCCGCTGACCTCGTCCATCTCTATTACGGCGGGCTTCCTTTTGCAGCGTGGCGCATTGCTCGGCTTGCAGCGGGGAATGGGGTGCCAGTTGTGCTCACGCCCTTTCTCCATCTCGAACGGCAGGGCCGGACGGTGAGCATGCCGCTTCGGCTTGGCAGTGTGCTCTTGCCCGTCCTGTGCCGCGAGGCAGCTGCAGTCATTGCCATGACCGAGGTTGAGCGCCGCTGGCTGATCGACCGCGGGGTGGCGCCGGCGCGCTGCTTCGTCGCGCCCGGCGCGCCGTCTCTCGACCCGGCTCATGAAGCCGATCCCGACCGTTTCCGAGCGACCTCCGGTCTCGGCGGGGATCCGATCGTGCTGTTCCTCGGCCGCCTTAGCCGCGCCAAAGGAGCCGAACGGCTGCTGCGCGCCGCCCCGCTCGTCTGGCGCGTTGCGCCGCAGACACGCTTCGTCTTCATCGGCCCCCTAGTCGAGCAGGAGGTCGATCCGCGGCGGTTCACGGACCCGCGGCTTTGCTTTCTCAAGGCCATGGGCGCCGAGAAGGCCGACGCGCTCGCGGCGTGCTCGCTCCTCTGCGTCCCCTCCGAGGCGGAGAGCCTTGGCCTCGTCTACCTCGAAGCGTGGGCGTTCGCGAAGCCGGTTGTCGCGCTCCGGCTGCCCGTTCTCGAGACGGTCATCAACGATGGCGAGGATGGGCTGCTCGTCGACCCGGCGCCCGAGGCGATCGCCCGGGCGATTGTGACGCTGCTTGCCGCACCGGAGACAGCAAAGCGGCTCGGGCTGGCCGGTCGGGCGAAGGTCCAGCGAAACTTTGTCTGGGAGCGGTCGGCGGCGCAGGTCGCTGCCGCCTATCGCCACGCGCTCGGCGGCGCAGCGCTTGACCGCGCCCGAGACTGA
- a CDS encoding N-acetyltransferase, with amino-acid sequence MEIRHEPEQQRFVAVLPAGEAELRYVDRGDGVLDFVSTFTPPAERGKGVAARLVAAAVAYARERGLRVVASCWYARDWLAAHPEESAAVRP; translated from the coding sequence ATGGAGATCCGTCATGAGCCGGAACAGCAGCGCTTCGTCGCCGTTCTTCCCGCCGGGGAGGCCGAATTGCGCTATGTCGACCGCGGAGACGGGGTGCTCGATTTCGTCTCTACCTTCACGCCGCCTGCTGAGCGCGGCAAGGGCGTCGCCGCTCGGCTGGTCGCTGCGGCGGTCGCGTACGCGCGCGAACGCGGGCTGCGTGTCGTCGCAAGCTGCTGGTACGCGCGCGATTGGCTCGCGGCCCATCCGGAGGAGAGCGCCGCCGTGCGCCCTTAG
- the accD gene encoding acetyl-CoA carboxylase, carboxyltransferase subunit beta: MRKSFSAGRGTRGPSETLWVRCLRCRELNYVRELEDNLKVCVKCGYHFRLSARERIAQLVDRGHFEEWFADLAPTDPLGFKTESQTYLAKLEETQRVTGLVEAAVCGGGAIRGHPVVLAVLDFGFLGGSMGSVVGEKVTRSVEEALRRRWPLVVVSASGGARMYEGAISLMQMAKTAASLSRLGEARVPYIAVLTDPTTGGVTASFASLGDITIAEPGALIGFAGPRVIEQVTRQRLPPGFQTAEFLLEHGMIDLVVPRKDLPDTLGKILSLFTP; the protein is encoded by the coding sequence CTGCGCAAGTCGTTCTCGGCCGGCCGCGGGACGCGCGGGCCATCGGAAACGCTCTGGGTGCGCTGCCTGCGCTGTCGGGAACTGAACTACGTCCGCGAGCTCGAAGACAACCTGAAAGTGTGCGTCAAGTGCGGGTACCACTTTCGGCTGAGCGCCCGCGAGCGGATCGCTCAGCTGGTCGACCGGGGGCATTTCGAGGAATGGTTTGCCGACCTCGCGCCGACTGACCCGCTCGGCTTCAAGACCGAGAGCCAGACCTACCTCGCGAAGCTCGAAGAGACCCAGCGCGTCACCGGCTTGGTCGAGGCGGCCGTTTGCGGCGGCGGCGCGATCCGAGGGCATCCAGTCGTGTTGGCGGTTCTCGACTTCGGCTTCCTCGGCGGCTCAATGGGGTCGGTTGTCGGGGAGAAAGTCACGCGGTCCGTCGAGGAGGCACTGCGCCGGCGCTGGCCCTTAGTTGTCGTCAGCGCCTCGGGCGGCGCCCGGATGTACGAGGGGGCCATCTCCCTGATGCAGATGGCAAAAACCGCTGCCAGCCTCAGCCGGCTGGGAGAGGCGCGCGTCCCCTACATTGCCGTCCTGACCGACCCGACGACTGGCGGCGTCACCGCCAGCTTTGCCAGCCTCGGCGACATCACCATCGCCGAGCCGGGTGCTCTCATCGGCTTTGCCGGACCGCGCGTCATCGAGCAGGTGACCCGCCAGCGGCTTCCCCCCGGCTTTCAGACCGCCGAGTTCCTGCTCGAACACGGCATGATCGACCTCGTCGTCCCGCGCAAGGACCTGCCCGACACGCTCGGGAAGATCCTCAGTCTCTTCACCCCCTAA
- a CDS encoding DUF2007 domain-containing protein: MEGWEHVITAPDQTIGEMLKAMLEEEGVVAMLEPEDAVSFLGVSAIPVRLMVPVEQAPVARQLLQEFQEAEADWQRDDDDDRAGEEPDD; this comes from the coding sequence GTGGAAGGCTGGGAGCACGTCATCACCGCCCCCGACCAAACCATCGGCGAAATGCTGAAGGCGATGCTTGAAGAAGAGGGGGTCGTCGCCATGCTCGAGCCGGAAGACGCCGTCTCGTTTCTCGGCGTCTCGGCCATCCCGGTCCGCTTGATGGTGCCGGTCGAGCAGGCGCCGGTGGCGCGGCAGCTCCTGCAGGAATTCCAAGAGGCCGAGGCGGACTGGCAGCGCGACGACGATGACGACCGCGCCGGCGAGGAGCCGGACGACTAG
- a CDS encoding Rdx family protein — MAPKPVKVQIVYCAECGYEPYTIALANHLMLEFRDQLSSIEIIPWQDGSFDVTVGGELVHSMYREGGFPDPETIAAAVRAKLAASAAD, encoded by the coding sequence ATGGCACCAAAACCGGTCAAGGTGCAGATCGTCTACTGTGCTGAATGCGGCTATGAGCCGTATACGATTGCGCTCGCGAACCATCTGATGCTGGAGTTCCGCGACCAGCTGTCGTCGATCGAGATCATCCCCTGGCAGGACGGAAGCTTCGACGTCACCGTCGGCGGCGAGCTGGTCCATTCAATGTATCGCGAGGGAGGGTTCCCGGACCCCGAAACGATCGCGGCAGCGGTGCGCGCCAAGCTCGCTGCGAGCGCGGCAGACTAA